A part of Legionella sainthelensi genomic DNA contains:
- a CDS encoding DUF4116 domain-containing protein, which yields MTTINSKKLNNLSMDEFTVIGSFVSSWSDLWSLTFTSVDLKKYLMDQQNDELWKYFLKAYFPYIDLPEKDFYKKFLETYKAWYKTISQVKQDPFFLMYLNCSENDPLGVFRDDKEIIMAGIEKKPALYRNFSRKFKEDDELILCALKMDRFIIHDVPKNIRHNFQEIADIKDDNSRAKICDELIVKLSSQRISTIKSFELFKTHLKPIEPTRKNNTLHNDTQEQISTRFKSASLTRTSSQINLGLFKDSQATNLDDKSSDNEQDALTTRKYYSPS from the coding sequence ATGACAACAATAAATTCGAAAAAATTAAATAATCTCTCTATGGATGAGTTTACTGTAATTGGTTCATTTGTGAGTTCTTGGAGTGATTTATGGAGCTTAACATTTACATCTGTTGATTTGAAAAAATACCTCATGGATCAACAAAATGATGAGTTATGGAAATACTTTCTAAAAGCATATTTCCCATATATTGACTTACCAGAAAAGGATTTTTATAAAAAATTCTTGGAGACTTATAAAGCTTGGTACAAAACAATATCTCAAGTAAAGCAAGATCCATTTTTTCTCATGTATTTGAATTGCTCGGAAAACGATCCTCTGGGAGTATTCAGAGACGATAAAGAAATTATTATGGCAGGGATTGAAAAAAAACCAGCCTTGTATCGAAATTTCTCTAGAAAATTCAAAGAGGATGATGAACTCATTCTGTGTGCTCTTAAAATGGATCGATTTATCATACATGATGTACCAAAAAATATAAGACATAATTTTCAAGAAATAGCTGATATTAAAGATGATAATTCTAGAGCTAAAATATGCGACGAATTAATTGTTAAACTCTCATCACAAAGAATTTCTACAATTAAAAGCTTCGAGTTATTTAAAACTCACTTGAAACCTATAGAGCCAACAAGAAAAAATAACACACTTCATAACGATACTCAGGAGCAAATATCAACTCGTTTTAAATCAGCCTCACTAACCCGTACTAGTTCCCAAATAAATTTGGGTTTGTTTAAGGATAGTCAAGCTACAAACCTGGATGATAAAAGCTCGGATAATGAGCAGGATGCATTAACTACCCGTAAGTATTATTCCCCAAGCTGA